The Hevea brasiliensis isolate MT/VB/25A 57/8 chromosome 1, ASM3005281v1, whole genome shotgun sequence genome has a window encoding:
- the LOC131175945 gene encoding uncharacterized protein LOC131175945, protein MGLSASKRVKTTLTNSPEFNSACDSAYAHCLSLTQKAFQGVLPYQLLTASDHIHATVSTTHKQPLIVKWVPSPPTRTQIDSALRIVALQQNNKSEEELILGPAQFKEWAVVLYAGAAVGNAGKAVLARVPIGVAGIVGIGAVMRSGFHLVGAAIGVYALGVATSIYLSLSG, encoded by the coding sequence ATGGGCTTATCAGCTTCTAAACGAGTCAAAACAACACTCACCAACTCGCCTGAGTTCAACTCTGCCTGTGACTCAGCCTACGCCCACTGTCTCTCTCTAACTCAGAAAGCTTTCCAAGGTGTCCTTCCGTATCAACTCCTCACAGCCTCTGATCACATCCATGCTACCGTCTCCACCACTCACAAACAACCCCTTATCGTCAAGTGGGTTCCGTCTCCCCCAACTCGGACCCAAATCGACTCAGCTCTTCGGATCGTTGCTCTTCAACAGAACAACAAGAGTGAGGAGGAGTTGATTCTGGGGCCGGCCCAGTTTAAGGAGTGGGCGGTGGTGCTGTACGCGGGGGCCGCCGTGGGAAATGCCGGCAAGGCGGTTTTAGCCAGAGTTCCAATCGGAGTGGCCGGGATTGTTGGGATCGGAGCCGTAATGAGGTCCGGGTTCCATTTGGTCGGTGCGGCGATCGGCGTTTACGCGCTAGGGGTTGCTACTTCAATTTACCTTAGCTTGTCTGGTTGA